From the Leptospira sp. WS60.C2 genome, one window contains:
- the eboE gene encoding metabolite traffic protein EboE translates to MKTKFGHVTYCSNIHLGESWKEHWKELKTYLPKIKKQVSPDTPFALGLRLSNQASIELLQKENLKAWKNWMEQESLYIVSINGFPFGGFHTDVVKENVYLPDWSKEERLDYTIRLFSLLKEVLPAGEEGGVSTPPLSYSFFDSNDLEKKQRRQICTKNIIRILVHLIHVKIETNQTLHLDIEPEPDGVLGTFFDFIRWYEEELIPTALPILSETFGTTSEIGKQIILDHIRLCLDVCHLAVSFEMNPFLFSELNRTGIKVGRMQVSSALKVRFENQPNEILELLKPFDEKKYLHQVISSLPDGTKVSYRDLGFAIEHGATPKEEWRIHFHVPIFLKSYGTFSSTQEELLFGLEEQKKSPFTNLLEIETYTWGVLPSSLHMPLEASITREIQWLQSVLGIFPGESGSVNEG, encoded by the coding sequence ATGAAAACAAAATTTGGCCATGTAACTTACTGTTCCAATATTCATTTAGGAGAGTCTTGGAAAGAACATTGGAAGGAATTAAAAACCTATCTTCCTAAAATTAAAAAACAAGTTTCACCCGATACACCATTTGCTTTGGGGCTTCGGCTTTCCAATCAGGCTTCCATTGAGCTTTTGCAAAAAGAAAACTTAAAAGCATGGAAAAATTGGATGGAACAAGAGTCTCTCTATATCGTTTCCATCAATGGGTTCCCATTTGGAGGGTTTCATACCGACGTTGTCAAAGAAAACGTTTATCTTCCCGATTGGTCAAAAGAAGAACGATTGGATTACACCATTCGACTGTTTTCCTTATTAAAAGAAGTATTGCCTGCGGGAGAAGAGGGAGGGGTTTCAACACCGCCACTATCGTATTCTTTTTTTGATTCAAATGATTTAGAGAAAAAACAACGCAGACAAATCTGTACAAAAAACATCATTCGTATCTTAGTCCATTTGATTCATGTAAAAATCGAAACCAACCAAACCCTTCATTTAGACATCGAACCAGAACCTGATGGAGTGCTTGGAACGTTTTTCGATTTTATCAGGTGGTATGAAGAAGAATTGATACCCACTGCCTTACCCATCCTTTCCGAAACCTTTGGAACCACATCGGAGATAGGAAAACAAATCATTCTCGATCATATACGATTGTGTTTGGATGTCTGCCATCTTGCTGTAAGTTTTGAAATGAATCCTTTTCTTTTTTCCGAGTTAAATCGAACTGGTATCAAGGTCGGACGAATGCAGGTAAGTTCTGCCTTAAAAGTTAGATTTGAAAACCAACCAAATGAAATTTTGGAACTTCTAAAACCGTTTGATGAAAAAAAATACTTACACCAAGTGATATCGTCTCTTCCTGATGGTACAAAAGTATCCTATCGAGACTTAGGGTTTGCCATTGAACACGGTGCCACTCCCAAAGAAGAGTGGCGCATTCATTTTCATGTTCCTATTTTTTTAAAATCGTATGGAACATTTTCCTCTACGCAGGAAGAGTTATTATTTGGGTTAGAAGAACAAAAAAAATCTCCTTTTACAAATCTATTAGAAATCGAAACATACACATGGGGTGTTCTTCCAAGCTCGTTGCATATGCCATTAGAAGCCTCCATCACAAGAGAAATCCAATGGTTACAATCTGTTCTGGGAATCTTTCCAGGGGAATCGGGATCGGTTAATGAAGGGTAA
- a CDS encoding 3-dehydroquinate synthase translates to MKESHFKKIRSEFQVPYRYDVFFTNNLFSIENPIFANFMEKETIGNTNRKLLILLDEGFLLHHKTIENEIQNYFQTRLPQIQLIPEILVVPGGEESKNQSKYWEKILSAVNQYGIDRHSYLMVIGGGAVLDMVGYAAAISHRGIRLIRVPTTVLSQNDSGVGVKNSINYFGKKNFLGTFSPPIAVFNDFTFLHSLEERDWRSGMAEAIKVSLIKNKTFFEWIESSVDRLVSRDPSAMEYLIYECARLHVEHISQGDPFEFGSSRPLDFGHWFAHKIEYLSDFTIRHGEAVAIGMALDSIYSSLVGDLEKSECDRILSLLKGLGFSFQHPIVLEKGKDHLMVSLEEFREHLGGKLTLLMLEEIGKSKEVYSVDQTVLESAFIRLIQS, encoded by the coding sequence ATGAAAGAAAGTCACTTTAAAAAGATTCGATCTGAATTTCAAGTTCCGTATCGTTACGATGTTTTTTTTACCAACAATCTTTTTTCTATAGAGAATCCAATTTTTGCAAACTTTATGGAGAAAGAAACCATTGGAAATACAAATCGAAAATTACTTATTTTGCTAGATGAAGGATTTCTCTTACATCACAAAACAATAGAAAATGAAATTCAAAACTATTTCCAAACAAGACTACCGCAGATTCAATTGATCCCGGAAATTTTAGTGGTGCCTGGTGGGGAAGAGTCGAAAAATCAATCTAAGTATTGGGAGAAAATTCTTTCTGCTGTCAATCAGTATGGGATTGATCGTCATTCTTATCTTATGGTGATTGGTGGTGGTGCTGTTTTGGATATGGTAGGTTATGCGGCAGCCATTTCTCACCGAGGGATTCGGTTGATTCGAGTTCCGACAACGGTTCTCTCTCAAAATGATTCAGGTGTGGGTGTTAAAAATAGCATCAATTATTTTGGTAAAAAAAACTTTCTTGGTACATTTTCTCCGCCCATTGCTGTTTTCAACGATTTTACCTTCCTTCACTCATTAGAAGAAAGAGACTGGCGATCTGGTATGGCAGAAGCCATTAAGGTTTCTCTCATTAAAAACAAAACATTTTTTGAGTGGATCGAATCGAGTGTCGACCGATTGGTGAGTCGAGATCCCAGTGCCATGGAGTATCTTATATATGAGTGTGCACGTTTGCATGTGGAACACATCAGCCAAGGAGATCCATTTGAATTTGGATCATCAAGACCACTTGATTTTGGACATTGGTTTGCTCACAAAATTGAATACCTATCTGATTTTACAATTCGACACGGGGAAGCTGTTGCGATTGGAATGGCACTTGATAGTATTTATTCTTCTTTAGTAGGAGATTTGGAGAAATCTGAATGTGATCGAATCCTCTCTTTATTAAAAGGTCTTGGTTTTTCGTTTCAACACCCAATTGTATTGGAAAAAGGAAAAGATCATTTGATGGTTTCTTTGGAGGAATTTAGGGAGCATTTAGGTGGTAAGTTAACCTTGCTCATGTTAGAAGAGATTGGGAAATCAAAAGAAGTGTATTCGGTCGATCAGACAGTTTTAGAATCTGCTTTCATTCGTTTAATACAATCCTAA
- the eboC gene encoding UbiA-like protein EboC (EboC, a homolog the polyprenyltransferase UbiA, belongs to system of proteins involved in the trafficking of precursor metabolites to an extracytoplasmic compartment so that the biosynthesis of certain natural products, such as scytonemin, can be completed.) — protein sequence MNLKSYLTLLRPSNLLTAIADILAGMAIVGFPWKENGIFLILSSVCLYGGGVVLNDYFDRDIDSRERPERPIPSGNVSPRFAVFMATSLLCLGVLLASFYGKESFFVSGTIVIFIFLYDRFAKHHQILGPLVMGFCRGFNLILGMTILGSVPVNFIFIAILPILYIAAITLISQNEVVGGGKTKFVLSGFLYGMVLLIQSTLAFYKGQFLFAIPFLCLHGALLFPPLWNAYLEPSPVRIGKAVKMGVISLIVFNASFAAAFGFLILALCILLLLPLSLSIAKYFAVT from the coding sequence ATGAATTTAAAAAGTTATCTTACCTTACTTAGGCCTTCCAATCTTCTCACTGCGATTGCAGATATTTTAGCTGGTATGGCGATTGTTGGTTTTCCTTGGAAAGAGAACGGGATTTTTCTGATACTATCAAGCGTTTGTTTGTATGGAGGAGGCGTTGTTCTGAATGATTATTTCGATAGGGACATTGATTCTCGCGAAAGACCAGAAAGACCAATTCCATCAGGAAACGTTTCACCTAGGTTTGCCGTTTTTATGGCAACCAGCTTACTTTGTTTAGGTGTTCTATTGGCTTCGTTTTATGGGAAGGAGAGTTTTTTCGTTTCTGGAACTATTGTCATTTTTATTTTCCTCTATGATCGATTTGCAAAGCACCATCAAATTCTTGGGCCGCTGGTCATGGGTTTTTGCCGTGGATTCAATCTAATACTCGGAATGACAATCCTTGGATCTGTTCCAGTGAACTTTATTTTCATTGCGATCTTGCCCATCCTTTACATTGCTGCTATTACACTCATCAGCCAAAACGAAGTCGTTGGAGGAGGGAAAACAAAATTTGTATTGAGTGGTTTTTTGTATGGTATGGTTCTCTTGATCCAATCAACTCTTGCTTTTTACAAAGGACAGTTCCTTTTCGCTATCCCATTCTTATGCCTACATGGTGCACTTCTTTTCCCACCACTTTGGAATGCCTACCTGGAACCATCTCCAGTAAGGATAGGGAAAGCGGTAAAAATGGGAGTTATATCTTTAATTGTGTTTAATGCAAGTTTTGCCGCTGCTTTTGGATTTTTGATCCTCGCTCTATGCATTTTACTTCTTTTGCCATTGTCTCTATCGATTGCGAAATATTTTGCTGTAACATAA
- a CDS encoding TatD family hydrolase, with amino-acid sequence MCDQNSSTNNPSHFENQNTSKEIPTHVDLRWDEYKESIKGFKFFDPHIHMVSRTTDDYQNMAQAGIVAVIEPAFWVGQPRTGLSSFKDYYSSLVGWERFRSSQFGIKHYCTIGLNSREANNERLAEEVMEILPLYIYKEGVVGIGEIGFDDQTDLEEKYYRLQLELAKEAKLPVQIHTPHRDKKRGTERSMAIALEHGLDPSWVVVDHNNEETVKSVLDQGFYAAFTIYPFTKMGNKRMVSIVEEYGSERIMINSSADWGISDPLAIPKTAALMVSRGISHEVIRKVTYENAIEAFAKSGQLDVSDFENGFSADPSDKFHGNSVLRGGQQPKWNQNSLFID; translated from the coding sequence ATGTGCGATCAAAATTCTTCTACTAACAATCCTTCTCATTTTGAAAATCAAAACACTTCGAAAGAAATTCCAACTCATGTTGATTTACGTTGGGATGAATACAAAGAATCCATCAAAGGATTTAAGTTTTTTGATCCTCATATTCATATGGTCTCTCGTACAACGGACGATTATCAAAACATGGCACAAGCAGGCATTGTTGCAGTCATTGAACCTGCTTTCTGGGTTGGACAACCAAGGACGGGTCTCTCTTCGTTTAAAGATTATTATAGCAGTCTTGTAGGTTGGGAACGATTCCGTTCTTCGCAATTTGGGATCAAACATTATTGTACGATTGGACTCAATTCAAGAGAAGCGAATAACGAACGTTTGGCAGAAGAAGTGATGGAAATTTTACCACTTTACATCTATAAAGAGGGTGTGGTGGGAATAGGGGAAATAGGATTTGATGACCAAACTGATCTGGAAGAAAAATACTATCGATTGCAATTGGAACTAGCGAAAGAGGCGAAATTACCAGTTCAAATCCATACACCGCACCGAGATAAAAAAAGAGGCACTGAAAGGAGTATGGCAATTGCTTTGGAGCATGGATTAGATCCATCTTGGGTGGTTGTAGATCATAACAATGAAGAAACCGTTAAATCTGTGTTAGATCAGGGTTTCTATGCGGCGTTTACGATCTATCCCTTTACGAAAATGGGAAACAAACGAATGGTATCTATAGTCGAAGAATATGGCTCAGAAAGGATTATGATTAATTCCAGTGCTGATTGGGGGATCTCTGATCCATTGGCGATTCCAAAAACGGCTGCACTTATGGTTTCACGAGGCATTTCTCACGAAGTGATTCGAAAAGTGACGTATGAAAATGCGATTGAAGCCTTCGCAAAAAGTGGTCAGTTAGATGTTTCTGATTTTGAGAATGGATTTAGTGCTGACCCAAGTGATAAATTTCATGGGAACTCTGTTTTACGCGGAGGACAACAACCAAAGTGGAATCAAAATTCTTTATTTATCGATTGA
- a CDS encoding EboA domain-containing protein: MSQSVSLSLFSILKSHTTKEEMEWLDSIPKMHLESVMTAFVKAPRHLSKTIIQTPIGIGDLIPEVPGFTVQDWNLVRLSRVWLLSFFAQLPKEQLVQKIETLFDTAELNELVALFSALPILPYPDVWLPRATDAVRSNMGFVFDSIALCNPYPFFHFPELAWNQLVLKTIFNSKPIALIYGISQRKNKNLSESIFDFIRERWAAGRDIPSNVWLLVSPYISETHLPFLKRLFLSQKEEDVMAASLLCSESSLEPIQDLFNEHPKYKDEIQKGKWNWSNFMTVC; this comes from the coding sequence ATGTCTCAGTCCGTCTCTTTGTCTCTCTTTTCCATATTAAAAAGCCATACCACAAAAGAGGAAATGGAGTGGTTGGATTCCATCCCGAAAATGCATTTGGAATCCGTGATGACTGCCTTTGTGAAGGCACCGAGACATCTTTCCAAAACGATCATTCAAACTCCCATTGGTATTGGAGATTTGATTCCTGAAGTGCCAGGTTTCACTGTTCAAGATTGGAATTTGGTTCGATTAAGTCGTGTTTGGTTGTTATCGTTTTTTGCACAATTACCGAAAGAACAATTGGTTCAAAAAATTGAAACTTTGTTTGATACAGCCGAATTGAATGAGTTAGTTGCCTTATTCTCTGCGTTGCCAATCCTTCCTTACCCAGACGTTTGGTTACCAAGAGCAACGGATGCTGTTAGATCAAATATGGGATTTGTGTTTGATTCCATTGCTCTCTGTAATCCATATCCTTTTTTTCATTTTCCTGAACTTGCTTGGAACCAATTGGTTTTAAAAACGATATTCAATTCTAAACCAATTGCTTTGATTTATGGAATTAGCCAGAGAAAAAACAAAAATCTTTCCGAAAGCATTTTTGATTTCATAAGAGAAAGATGGGCAGCGGGACGAGACATTCCTAGCAATGTATGGCTACTTGTATCACCTTATATTTCAGAAACACATCTACCGTTTTTAAAACGATTATTTTTATCGCAAAAAGAAGAAGATGTTATGGCAGCATCACTTCTTTGCTCTGAATCTAGTTTAGAACCGATTCAAGATTTGTTCAATGAACATCCAAAATACAAAGATGAGATTCAAAAAGGAAAATGGAACTGGTCTAATTTTATGACTGTCTGTTAA
- a CDS encoding alginate export family protein → MKTQIRKQILGLFLISLFFLGPFKIDGQTVTLPEKEKTETESPAASPALPPTNEDVSKQSKPSEETSEYVSPMKGNLASEYYRSFQITNKQKKSIQENKSLWFADRFRVGFGLRPKADSLYNTDFDRSTSDNRNTINNQTQFYLIGDVSPNITFKLTFQDVRLWGGELTAGSSDQRLGVISNAGNTIDTTRQREFALNNYTGFREAFLDLKTTNQMFRVRTGRQIIDFGDGRIVGARNDSLNGNSFDAVRTTLTVQKQTLDVFGAIVSSENNANSMVSNNSTRLGGPGNASFYGIHYGIKPWEWLGIEVYNFTLYKQRLKATNTTPYGSDIYYRDPDQLNTTGFRLTNRTKSNSLPRETGIDWMVEAAWQTGFTGERVSPDWINQDGRFKTNRTTGEPPPFSEPVRYKANIVSAQLGYTPVKEFRIGIQYVQASGDPNRNDSSNGTYNPLFATRRMAGGSIPFAGGGNSGLIFWQNIKDYSLHIKYESPKWGTFIVNPHWYYKTKLQDGYYDNNNYVTGNRLTGETASTEDFFNAEANNPNRPRLGKHVATEINLIYIITPFENVSFWFGASSLYAGDAIRNQKNNPFETDPYRRYDYKPNASFFTFQTVFAI, encoded by the coding sequence ATGAAAACACAAATTCGCAAACAAATCCTTGGACTTTTTTTGATCTCACTTTTCTTCTTAGGCCCTTTCAAGATCGATGGGCAAACCGTCACTCTTCCAGAAAAAGAAAAAACTGAGACAGAGTCTCCCGCTGCGTCACCTGCTCTTCCACCAACCAATGAAGATGTTTCCAAACAATCGAAACCTTCTGAGGAAACAAGTGAGTATGTAAGCCCCATGAAGGGAAACCTGGCAAGTGAATATTACCGAAGTTTTCAGATTACAAACAAACAAAAAAAATCCATCCAAGAGAACAAAAGCCTTTGGTTTGCCGATCGTTTTCGAGTCGGGTTTGGGCTTCGACCCAAAGCTGACTCCTTATACAATACCGATTTTGACAGATCCACCTCGGACAATCGAAATACGATTAACAATCAAACACAATTTTATTTGATCGGTGATGTTTCACCTAACATTACCTTTAAACTTACCTTTCAGGATGTACGGTTATGGGGTGGAGAATTAACAGCAGGTTCATCCGATCAAAGGTTAGGCGTGATTTCGAATGCCGGTAATACAATCGACACAACTAGACAAAGAGAATTTGCGCTGAATAATTACACTGGATTCAGAGAGGCATTTTTAGATTTAAAAACAACAAACCAAATGTTTCGTGTTCGCACAGGTCGTCAGATCATTGACTTTGGGGATGGAAGGATTGTTGGTGCACGTAACGATAGTTTGAATGGCAACTCTTTTGATGCAGTCCGTACAACTCTTACAGTACAAAAACAAACGTTAGATGTATTTGGTGCGATTGTCAGCTCCGAAAACAATGCAAACAGTATGGTTTCGAATAATTCCACAAGACTAGGTGGACCAGGGAATGCTTCCTTTTACGGAATTCATTATGGCATCAAACCATGGGAATGGTTAGGCATTGAAGTCTATAATTTCACTCTTTATAAGCAGAGATTGAAAGCAACTAATACAACTCCTTATGGATCAGATATTTACTACAGGGACCCAGACCAGTTGAATACAACCGGTTTTCGTCTGACGAATCGTACTAAAAGTAACTCACTGCCAAGAGAAACGGGAATCGATTGGATGGTGGAAGCAGCATGGCAAACAGGATTTACAGGAGAACGAGTTTCTCCTGATTGGATCAACCAAGATGGTCGCTTTAAGACTAACAGAACAACAGGAGAACCTCCTCCTTTTTCAGAACCTGTTCGTTACAAGGCAAATATCGTATCAGCTCAGTTAGGTTATACCCCTGTCAAAGAATTTCGAATTGGAATCCAATATGTACAAGCATCCGGGGATCCCAATCGAAACGATAGCAGCAATGGAACGTATAATCCTTTGTTTGCAACAAGAAGGATGGCTGGTGGTTCGATTCCTTTTGCGGGAGGAGGAAATTCTGGTTTAATTTTTTGGCAAAACATCAAAGACTATTCTCTCCATATTAAATATGAATCGCCCAAATGGGGAACATTCATAGTAAACCCTCATTGGTATTACAAGACAAAACTGCAAGATGGATATTATGATAATAACAATTATGTTACTGGAAACAGATTAACAGGAGAAACTGCTTCCACTGAAGACTTTTTTAATGCAGAGGCGAACAATCCTAATCGTCCTCGATTGGGAAAACATGTTGCAACTGAAATCAACTTGATTTATATCATCACACCATTTGAGAATGTTTCCTTTTGGTTTGGTGCAAGTTCCTTATATGCAGGAGATGCGATTCGAAACCAAAAGAATAATCCTTTTGAAACAGATCCATACAGAAGGTATGACTATAAACCTAACGCCAGTTTTTTTACCTTTCAAACAGTCTTCGCAATTTAA
- a CDS encoding TetR/AcrR family transcriptional regulator C-terminal domain-containing protein: MAAKKKTPKARNILTKELVIESAISYADRHGIESLSMRNLANSLGVEAMSLYNHVQNKDGLLDAMVESCVKHFVLPKVEGDWKLEMKKRAKSVRSVLMIHPWLTLLLVSRVNIGDFMLRFFNDTLGCLVQAGFSYKESDHIINTIDSHIYGFTLQELNFPFHPSDYESKAKEYLPMINQKELPYFYHLSKEVATGRYNGKQNFDFGLDIILEGFHPKPKNRKMS, from the coding sequence TTGGCAGCAAAAAAGAAAACTCCTAAAGCAAGGAATATCTTAACGAAAGAACTTGTGATCGAATCTGCCATTTCCTATGCGGATCGTCATGGAATCGAATCTCTTTCCATGAGAAATTTAGCAAATTCGTTAGGTGTGGAAGCTATGTCTTTGTACAATCATGTACAAAACAAAGATGGATTATTGGATGCGATGGTCGAGTCTTGTGTAAAACATTTTGTTTTGCCGAAAGTGGAAGGTGATTGGAAATTGGAGATGAAAAAAAGGGCGAAATCAGTAAGAAGTGTTCTTATGATCCATCCTTGGTTAACCTTACTTCTCGTATCTAGAGTCAATATTGGCGATTTTATGCTTCGTTTTTTTAATGATACGTTGGGATGTTTGGTTCAGGCAGGTTTTTCTTATAAAGAATCCGACCATATCATCAATACAATCGATAGTCATATTTACGGTTTTACATTGCAGGAGCTTAATTTTCCCTTTCATCCAAGTGATTATGAAAGCAAAGCAAAAGAATATTTGCCGATGATCAACCAAAAGGAATTACCTTACTTCTATCATTTGTCAAAAGAAGTAGCGACCGGCAGATACAATGGCAAACAAAATTTTGATTTTGGTTTGGACATCATCCTAGAAGGATTTCATCCAAAGCCAAAAAATAGAAAGATGTCTTAA
- a CDS encoding NAD(P)-dependent alcohol dehydrogenase, with protein sequence MKVITNRKYGPPEVLRLEEWETPIPKENEIRVKIINTTVNSGDWRVRKPDPNIARLYFGLFKPRSVVLGLSFAGLVDTVGTKVSTFQVGDRVVGSTGMKMGTYAEYTCIPETGIVTKLPKEISFAEGAGISFGGFTALDFIQKCNVQTNQSILIYGASSSVGSAAIQLAKHFGAHVTTVCSKGNIPLMKSLGADEPLDYDQYFSTNHTKEYDIVFECVGKTEIQNNLKHLKKGGNLVLVGASFRQMWQALWISIFKRIKIHFGPIKESIENLNFLLTLATLGKIKVNIDKVYPLEEMAEAHRYVEAGHKKGNVVIQVEKTK encoded by the coding sequence TTGAAAGTAATTACCAATCGAAAGTATGGACCACCCGAAGTCTTAAGACTAGAGGAATGGGAAACCCCGATACCAAAAGAGAATGAAATTCGAGTCAAAATTATCAATACAACGGTCAACTCGGGTGATTGGCGCGTTCGAAAGCCAGATCCAAACATAGCACGATTGTATTTTGGGCTCTTTAAACCAAGATCCGTTGTTTTAGGACTGAGCTTTGCTGGGCTTGTGGATACGGTTGGAACGAAGGTTTCTACCTTTCAAGTAGGCGATCGAGTCGTTGGCTCCACTGGAATGAAAATGGGAACTTATGCCGAATATACTTGTATTCCTGAAACTGGAATTGTGACCAAACTTCCCAAAGAAATTTCTTTTGCAGAGGGAGCAGGAATTTCCTTCGGTGGATTCACTGCTCTCGACTTTATCCAAAAATGCAACGTGCAAACGAACCAATCGATCCTTATTTATGGAGCGTCTAGTTCCGTAGGTTCCGCTGCGATCCAATTAGCAAAACATTTCGGTGCACATGTAACAACCGTTTGTAGCAAAGGAAACATCCCTTTGATGAAGTCATTGGGAGCCGATGAACCTTTAGACTATGATCAGTATTTTTCTACAAATCACACTAAAGAATATGACATCGTTTTTGAATGTGTGGGAAAAACAGAAATTCAAAACAATTTAAAACATCTAAAAAAAGGTGGAAACTTGGTTTTGGTAGGAGCTTCCTTTCGACAAATGTGGCAAGCATTATGGATTTCCATTTTCAAAAGAATCAAAATTCACTTTGGACCCATAAAAGAATCCATAGAAAATCTTAATTTTCTCCTAACGTTAGCCACTCTTGGAAAGATCAAAGTCAATATTGATAAAGTCTATCCGTTAGAGGAAATGGCAGAAGCGCATCGGTATGTGGAAGCTGGACACAAAAAAGGTAATGTTGTGATTCAGGTGGAAAAGACAAAATAA
- a CDS encoding hemolysin III family protein has product MKAKKAKQKPSTKKKSKIAQSSKRSKNKVTPVKNREPHFVPPSSSQTTENHSPIQDLIDTVHEYTIGHEIANAVTHGIGGGLSIAGLSVLLTMAILYGDIWHIVSATIYGATLVILYLASTLYHGIYHTATKRVFKVIDHASIYFLIAGTYTPFTLVSLRENSEWGWVLFGVIWILAILGVLLLLLFPGKYSGLRVAVYIIMGWLAIFVIKDIRVAIGVGGMTWLVAGGLSYTFGVIFYLWDRLPLNHAIWHLFVLSGSICHFFAILFYVIPPVPK; this is encoded by the coding sequence ATGAAAGCCAAAAAAGCGAAACAAAAACCGTCAACTAAGAAAAAGTCAAAAATAGCCCAGTCCTCGAAACGATCCAAAAACAAAGTAACTCCTGTCAAAAATCGAGAACCACATTTTGTTCCGCCTTCTTCCTCACAAACAACGGAGAACCATTCTCCCATTCAGGATCTTATTGACACGGTTCATGAATACACCATAGGACATGAAATTGCAAATGCCGTGACTCACGGAATCGGTGGGGGGCTTAGCATTGCTGGACTTTCTGTCCTACTCACCATGGCGATCCTTTATGGTGACATTTGGCATATTGTCAGCGCTACCATTTACGGTGCCACTTTAGTGATCTTATATTTAGCATCGACACTTTACCATGGAATTTATCATACTGCCACAAAACGAGTGTTTAAGGTGATTGACCATGCTTCGATCTATTTCCTAATTGCTGGAACATATACTCCATTTACGCTTGTTAGTTTGCGAGAAAATTCGGAATGGGGATGGGTATTGTTTGGAGTGATTTGGATCCTTGCGATTCTTGGTGTCCTTTTGTTATTATTGTTTCCTGGAAAATACAGCGGACTTCGAGTGGCTGTCTACATCATTATGGGCTGGCTTGCCATTTTTGTAATCAAAGACATTCGAGTTGCCATTGGTGTTGGTGGGATGACTTGGCTTGTGGCTGGTGGACTTAGTTATACGTTTGGTGTGATTTTTTATCTTTGGGATCGTTTGCCGCTCAATCATGCCATCTGGCATCTCTTTGTATTGTCAGGAAGTATTTGTCATTTTTTTGCGATCTTATTTTATGTAATCCCTCCCGTACCAAAGTAA
- a CDS encoding TetR/AcrR family transcriptional regulator codes for MDKLLGASLSPDLASRPFKFTSKQGRNRRAQLLSVAFELLREKNPEEISFADICKKAKIPRPSAYHFFPNVEAIFHGIRLLHSEGMIEKLIVLQKEKFQSWKEYIEKSIDVAVEVTNSEVAFPRLIYGYRMCNPEMMLVGQELDRKLANITKQGLYEKFQLKNLDILDQVFGVAISIADSLLKLSYQTYGDFTPWMVGEAKKATISYLMNYFPERFEPKK; via the coding sequence ATGGACAAATTGTTAGGGGCATCCCTTTCGCCTGATCTAGCTTCGAGACCATTTAAATTTACAAGCAAACAAGGAAGGAATCGTAGAGCTCAGCTTTTGTCAGTGGCATTCGAGCTACTGCGGGAAAAAAATCCTGAGGAAATTAGTTTTGCTGACATTTGTAAAAAAGCAAAAATTCCTAGACCTTCTGCCTATCATTTTTTTCCGAATGTTGAGGCTATCTTTCATGGCATTCGTTTATTACACTCCGAAGGTATGATAGAAAAACTCATTGTTTTACAAAAAGAAAAATTTCAATCATGGAAAGAATACATTGAAAAGTCGATCGATGTAGCAGTGGAAGTCACCAATTCAGAGGTAGCTTTTCCGAGACTCATCTATGGCTATCGGATGTGTAACCCTGAGATGATGTTAGTGGGACAAGAATTAGATCGAAAATTGGCAAATATAACCAAACAAGGATTATACGAAAAATTCCAATTGAAAAACTTGGACATCTTAGACCAAGTTTTTGGAGTTGCCATATCAATTGCCGATTCCTTATTAAAACTCTCATACCAAACATATGGTGATTTCACTCCTTGGATGGTCGGTGAGGCAAAAAAAGCAACCATCTCCTATTTAATGAATTATTTTCCCGAACGTTTTGAACCCAAAAAATAA